In a single window of the Elusimicrobiota bacterium genome:
- a CDS encoding Flp family type IVb pilin produces MGEKNVCIGMKAKNGYNEKGQTMVEYVLIIALIAIALIASIKLFGKNVHKSYKAASDKVEDTVGVSYYNSRQQADSTADAQVSPTGE; encoded by the coding sequence ATGGGTGAGAAGAATGTTTGTATTGGTATGAAGGCAAAGAATGGGTATAACGAAAAAGGGCAGACGATGGTGGAGTACGTGTTAATCATCGCGTTGATTGCGATTGCATTGATCGCGTCAATAAAACTTTTTGGTAAGAATGTTCATAAATCCTACAAAGCTGCTTCCGATAAAGTTGAGGATACCGTCGGGGTGTCGTATTACAATAGCCGGCAGCAGGCTGATAGTACCGCCGATGCACAAGTATCGCCAACAGGTGAGTGA
- the cpaB gene encoding Flp pilus assembly protein CpaB, whose product MGNKKRVAIGLVLGLLSVVLLNFYLSSVEKRFKVTGKTGTVYVAKKYIPANTVVTSQLVEPRVVPLQFVQPGALKPGVTLKTLAGRDVYITAVPIAKSEQVVYTKLVMGNIKTGLAAYIPVGYRAVTVPVDEVSSVANLIRPGDWVDIYASIDYAQNGLSRGKEVLMFQKVRVIAVGKRFGIGNNNDTNLEGYGTVTFAMTPVDAARIAYTHTRAVLTLVLRSNADDEVVEVPEVTMLSLLTENNAELIQPVKSKVPIFLRGMEKQLETQLGK is encoded by the coding sequence GTGGGGAATAAGAAACGGGTAGCTATAGGGCTGGTGCTTGGCTTGTTAAGCGTGGTGCTGCTTAACTTTTACTTATCGTCGGTAGAGAAAAGGTTTAAGGTAACCGGTAAAACCGGTACGGTATATGTTGCAAAAAAGTATATTCCCGCAAATACGGTGGTAACCAGTCAATTAGTTGAACCTAGGGTGGTGCCGTTACAGTTCGTGCAGCCTGGTGCGTTGAAACCCGGGGTAACACTCAAAACTTTAGCTGGGAGGGATGTATATATTACAGCGGTACCTATTGCAAAGAGTGAACAGGTGGTATATACCAAACTTGTTATGGGAAATATTAAAACCGGCCTTGCGGCGTATATACCCGTGGGTTATCGTGCGGTAACGGTTCCTGTGGATGAGGTTTCAAGTGTAGCAAATCTTATCCGCCCGGGTGATTGGGTGGATATTTATGCGTCGATAGATTATGCGCAAAATGGCCTTTCCCGCGGGAAGGAAGTGTTGATGTTTCAGAAAGTAAGGGTTATCGCTGTGGGTAAACGGTTTGGTATTGGAAATAATAATGATACTAATCTTGAAGGGTATGGTACTGTAACATTTGCGATGACACCCGTTGACGCTGCGCGTATAGCGTATACGCATACCCGCGCGGTGCTGACTCTGGTATTGCGTAGTAATGCAGATGATGAAGTTGTGGAAGTACCCGAGGTTACGATGTTGTCGTTATTGACGGAGAATAATGCGGAGTTAATTCAGCCGGTAAAGTCTAAAGTGCCAATATTCCTGCGTGGGATGGAGAAACAGTTGGAGACTCAGCTTGGGAAGTAA
- a CDS encoding type II and III secretion system protein: MNSWFKLIITLMVLSVNCSYANITFAQERGVSSITAATHTVTLVQLSVQVVEVRVSDIKKYGLEFGNSFVFTEKAIPAVFTLGDIARVTQLQATLNLLAQQGRAKVLANPTLVVMPNRSAEVRIGGEIPFIITQALGQSVVEWKPYGIVLEVSPVVDYEKGVVTTSIRTMLSSPDYGNAVRINGAVYPVLNTREARTVVQVHAGSTVVIAGLRHAVDTKQDSGVPLLGQLPLVGYLFKTRDARKEDTEVTIFVTPSLLKN, encoded by the coding sequence GTGAATAGTTGGTTTAAGTTGATAATAACACTTATGGTACTATCTGTGAATTGTAGCTATGCAAACATAACTTTTGCACAGGAACGCGGGGTTAGTAGTATTACCGCTGCAACACATACGGTAACGCTGGTGCAGTTATCCGTGCAGGTAGTGGAAGTACGGGTGAGTGATATTAAGAAGTACGGGCTTGAGTTTGGGAATAGTTTTGTGTTCACTGAAAAAGCCATACCAGCGGTGTTTACCCTCGGGGATATCGCAAGGGTTACACAGTTGCAGGCTACGCTCAACCTTCTTGCGCAACAGGGGCGTGCGAAAGTTTTGGCTAACCCCACATTAGTAGTGATGCCTAACCGCTCAGCGGAAGTGCGTATCGGCGGGGAGATACCTTTTATCATAACACAGGCACTGGGACAGTCGGTGGTTGAGTGGAAACCTTATGGTATTGTTTTGGAAGTAAGCCCTGTGGTGGACTACGAAAAAGGTGTTGTTACCACATCAATCCGTACAATGTTAAGTTCACCGGATTACGGTAATGCTGTGCGTATCAACGGAGCAGTGTATCCTGTCCTCAACACGCGTGAAGCACGGACTGTTGTGCAGGTACATGCAGGGAGTACCGTTGTGATTGCCGGGTTACGCCATGCGGTGGATACAAAACAGGATTCCGGTGTACCGCTTCTAGGGCAATTACCGTTAGTGGGGTATTTGTTTAAAACACGTGATGCAAGGAAGGAAGATACGGAGGTTACTATTTTTGTAACACCGTCTTTACTAAAAAACTGA